The Archangium lipolyticum genome window below encodes:
- a CDS encoding GNAT family N-acetyltransferase, whose translation MLLDLSGQESARGLDLPIFFEHQRDPEALRMAAFPSRERDAFMTHWRTKVLRPENVTRTIVMGRVVVGNIGSWEQDAKRLVGYWIGREHWGKGIATRALSEFLLLEPARPLHAWVALHNLASIRVLEKCGFHTMINENQHHPGGVAEVLMRLGST comes from the coding sequence ATGCTGCTCGACCTGAGCGGCCAGGAGTCCGCTCGCGGCCTGGACCTTCCCATCTTCTTCGAACACCAGCGCGACCCAGAAGCGCTGCGCATGGCCGCATTTCCATCGCGGGAGCGCGACGCGTTCATGACCCACTGGCGCACAAAGGTTCTCCGCCCTGAAAACGTCACCCGCACCATCGTCATGGGCCGCGTGGTCGTTGGGAACATCGGCAGTTGGGAACAGGATGCCAAGCGCCTCGTCGGCTATTGGATTGGTCGCGAGCATTGGGGCAAAGGCATCGCCACTCGGGCCCTCTCTGAGTTTCTCCTGCTCGAGCCCGCCCGGCCGCTTCATGCGTGGGTCGCTCTCCACAACCTCGCCTCGATCCGCGTCCTCGAGAAGTGTGGCTTCCACACCATGATCAACGAGAACCAGCATCACCCGGGTGGAGTTGCCGAAGTCCTCATGAGGCTTGGTTCGACGTAG
- a CDS encoding TPM domain-containing protein — translation MDTTGKLSAVAVVTVNQWAREVDAVGAGQLFVVVDSTDERHPRAFANELFLAWSIGHAGRDGGVLLLIARKDRAAGCCSNLTPSALPWPASREPGGSSQPGRRVTSGRSHVHPVGLGMRWADPANKPH, via the coding sequence GTGGACACCACTGGGAAGCTGTCCGCCGTGGCGGTGGTCACGGTGAACCAGTGGGCCCGGGAGGTGGACGCGGTGGGGGCCGGGCAGCTCTTCGTGGTGGTGGACTCGACGGACGAGCGCCACCCACGGGCCTTCGCCAACGAGCTCTTCCTCGCGTGGAGCATCGGCCACGCCGGGCGCGACGGCGGGGTGTTGCTGCTCATCGCCCGGAAGGACCGGGCGGCGGGCTGCTGTAGCAATCTGACGCCTTCCGCGCTCCCTTGGCCTGCTAGCCGAGAACCAGGGGGCTCTTCTCAGCCGGGCCGTCGCGTCACATCGGGTCGCAGCCATGTCCATCCAGTTGGCCTCGGAATGCGCTGGGCCGATCCCGCGAACAAGCCACACTGA